In Campylobacter concisus, a single window of DNA contains:
- a CDS encoding formate/nitrite transporter family protein — MLNPAETAQAVSSSMEHKANMPLASIIILAIMAGAAIAMGDIFWAHSTVGMAENQSIGLSNFIGGITFSCGLMMVVFYGGHLFTSSVLSGVSAYEGRLKLGQTIGYWAIVWIFNFVGGALIAYMYYYSGLPLKYDGYILQHFVPSAIGKITAPFHELFIRGIFCNIFVCMSIWTATSESSLSGKFFAIMWMIGAFVACSMEHCVANMFIITEAIISKAHYIAASGGDINAAAALLHTTVDKLEVLNWGNFIVKNLVPVTLGNIVGGVFFVGLAGFVANKFEMKKKA, encoded by the coding sequence ATGTTAAATCCGGCAGAAACTGCACAAGCGGTCTCAAGCTCTATGGAGCATAAAGCTAATATGCCACTTGCAAGCATTATTATTCTTGCTATCATGGCTGGAGCTGCTATTGCTATGGGCGATATTTTTTGGGCTCATTCGACTGTGGGCATGGCTGAAAACCAGTCTATTGGCCTTTCAAATTTTATCGGTGGTATCACATTTAGTTGTGGTCTTATGATGGTTGTTTTTTACGGTGGTCACCTTTTTACAAGCTCTGTTTTAAGTGGTGTTAGTGCATATGAAGGCAGGCTAAAACTAGGACAGACTATTGGATACTGGGCTATCGTTTGGATATTTAACTTCGTTGGTGGCGCGTTAATCGCTTATATGTATTATTACTCAGGTTTGCCACTAAAGTATGATGGCTATATCTTGCAACACTTCGTGCCATCTGCAATTGGTAAGATCACAGCACCGTTTCACGAGCTATTTATTCGTGGTATATTTTGTAACATCTTTGTCTGCATGTCTATCTGGACTGCGACTAGCGAGAGCAGCTTGTCTGGTAAATTCTTTGCCATTATGTGGATGATTGGCGCGTTTGTCGCATGTTCTATGGAGCACTGCGTGGCAAATATGTTCATCATAACCGAAGCCATCATTTCTAAGGCTCACTACATCGCAGCAAGCGGTGGCGATATCAATGCTGCAGCAGCACTACTTCATACAACAGTTGATAAGCTAGAAGTGCTAAACTGGGGAAATTTCATCGTTAAAAACCTAGTACCGGTTACTCTTGGCAATATCGTCGGAGGAGTTTTCTTCGTTGGTTTGGCTGGCTTTGTGGCTAATAAATTTGAGATGAAGAAAAAAGCTTAA
- a CDS encoding Crp/Fnr family transcriptional regulator, which translates to MKKSRLGLLQTQILDILTQSELDKFEYKNLPKTSIIYAEEIEIIFLKSGCAKLSFFEDGEEFILYRLEANNIAVLDDNCAFEILEDAKIYSISLSKIGEILSNIKVVDEILKAALNAIIVQRQIIKSILFEDAKGRIANFLIELAREQDLKQNGYHYLFLPFSLKVLSSFVGLKRQSASTTFNELIKDDIIRKITPHEFLIIDYEKLESYTN; encoded by the coding sequence ATGAAAAAGTCACGTTTAGGCCTTTTGCAAACACAAATTTTAGATATCCTAACTCAATCCGAACTTGATAAATTTGAGTACAAAAATCTTCCAAAAACAAGCATAATTTACGCAGAAGAGATTGAAATCATTTTCTTAAAAAGTGGCTGTGCAAAGCTTTCATTTTTTGAAGACGGGGAAGAATTTATCCTCTACCGCTTGGAGGCAAATAATATCGCTGTTCTTGATGATAATTGTGCTTTTGAAATTTTAGAAGATGCCAAAATTTACTCCATAAGCTTAAGTAAGATAGGTGAAATTTTATCAAATATAAAAGTAGTAGATGAAATTTTAAAAGCGGCATTAAACGCCATCATCGTGCAACGTCAGATCATAAAATCAATACTTTTTGAAGATGCAAAGGGTAGGATTGCAAATTTTTTAATCGAACTTGCACGCGAGCAAGATCTAAAGCAAAATGGATATCATTACCTCTTTTTGCCATTTTCTTTAAAAGTGCTATCAAGCTTTGTGGGGCTTAAAAGACAAAGTGCCTCAACTACATTTAATGAGCTTATAAAAGATGACATTATAAGAAAAATAACGCCACATGAGTTTTTAATAATAGACTACGAAAAACTTGAAAGCTACACAAATTAA
- a CDS encoding acyl-CoA thioesterase: MDILKDFGEPRIKQVMLPKDTNSAGNIFGGWIMSQIDLAGAQAAREISPERVVTISMKEIIFKQPVFVGDVLSCYAKIIAVGKTSITTQIEVTALRLNDGGFRESIHVTSAIATYVSVTKDGHKKPIDENLKKLHGF, encoded by the coding sequence ATGGATATTTTAAAAGATTTTGGTGAGCCACGCATAAAACAAGTCATGCTGCCAAAAGATACAAACTCAGCTGGCAATATCTTTGGCGGTTGGATAATGAGCCAGATCGACCTTGCAGGCGCACAAGCTGCAAGGGAAATTTCTCCAGAGCGTGTTGTGACGATTTCTATGAAAGAGATCATCTTTAAGCAACCAGTCTTTGTTGGCGATGTGCTAAGTTGCTACGCTAAAATCATCGCGGTTGGCAAAACGTCGATAACAACACAGATAGAAGTGACTGCGCTAAGGCTAAATGACGGTGGTTTTAGAGAGAGTATACACGTTACAAGCGCCATCGCAACCTACGTCAGCGTGACAAAAGATGGACATAAAAAACCTATAGATGAAAATCTAAAAAAACTTCACGGATTTTAA